In a genomic window of Candidatus Competibacteraceae bacterium:
- a CDS encoding sirohydrochlorin chelatase gives MISQPLSPPPAVLLIGHGTRIAAGVAEFRTLADQLQQALPDRVCLAGFLELVAPDLTEALESLRRQGHRRIIALPALLMAAGHVKNDIPALLNDFQSEHSEIAITFGADLGIHPNLLQIARERIESAEAGFGPDYQRRDTLLVVIGRGSSDPDANSNISKITRMLWEGMGFGWAETAYTAVAAPLMADALERTHRLGFQRVVVFPYLLFTGRLVDQVRAAVAAHQAAHPDVEAAVAPYLNTHPLLVKTFLERLTEAEAGEARMNCQFCPYRTPIVGRESWQGAPQTGHLHEVGHDRDPDCAHHCPHPHHHPHHSTPHG, from the coding sequence ATGATTTCTCAGCCGCTTTCTCCGCCTCCCGCCGTGCTGTTGATCGGCCACGGCACCCGCATCGCCGCCGGCGTCGCCGAATTCCGGACGCTGGCTGATCAATTGCAACAGGCGTTGCCCGACCGCGTTTGTCTGGCCGGTTTTCTGGAACTGGTCGCGCCGGACTTAACCGAAGCGCTGGAAAGCTTGCGCCGGCAAGGTCATCGGCGAATCATCGCCTTGCCGGCGTTGCTGATGGCCGCCGGCCACGTCAAGAACGACATTCCCGCCTTGCTCAACGACTTTCAGAGCGAGCATTCGGAAATCGCCATCACCTTCGGCGCGGATTTGGGGATTCATCCCAACCTGTTACAAATCGCGCGCGAACGCATCGAAAGCGCCGAGGCCGGGTTTGGCCCGGATTACCAACGGCGGGATACCTTGCTGGTGGTGATCGGACGCGGCAGTTCCGACCCCGACGCCAATTCCAACATCAGCAAGATCACCCGGATGCTGTGGGAGGGCATGGGCTTTGGCTGGGCGGAAACCGCCTATACCGCCGTGGCCGCGCCGCTGATGGCGGACGCGCTGGAGCGGACCCATCGCCTCGGCTTCCAGCGCGTGGTGGTGTTTCCCTATCTGCTGTTCACCGGCCGGTTGGTGGATCAGGTGCGCGCGGCCGTGGCCGCCCATCAAGCCGCGCATCCCGATGTTGAAGCGGCGGTCGCGCCATATCTGAACACCCATCCGTTGCTGGTCAAAACCTTCTTGGAGCGGTTGACCGAGGCTGAGGCGGGCGAGGCGCGCATGAATTGTCAGTTTTGCCCGTATCGCACCCCCATCGTCGGGCGGGAAAGCTGGCAAGGCGCGCCGCAAACGGGCCACCTTCACGAAGTCGGTCACGATCGCGATCCCGACTGCGCCCATCACTGCCCCCATCCGCACCATCATCCCCATCATTCCACCCCGCACGGCTGA
- a CDS encoding precorrin-8X methylmutase encodes MPRFDYLSDPDEIERQSFVQIRQLTDLSRFDPDQQQVAMRLVHTSGDPDILQDLQFSPDAVSAGLTALTQGADVLCDIEMVGRGISKRYLTGQVHCFLNAPEVAERARQTGETRSMAAMAEWPTRLAGSIVAIGNAPTALFRLLDLLDAGAPRPALIVGMPVGFINAAESKQALWETGPSEFQIPCIVLLGRRGGSALAAATVNALARITHGIRF; translated from the coding sequence ATGCCCCGATTCGATTACTTGAGCGACCCCGATGAAATCGAACGCCAGTCGTTTGTCCAAATCCGTCAGTTGACGGATCTGTCGCGCTTTGATCCCGACCAACAGCAGGTGGCGATGCGCTTGGTGCATACCTCCGGTGATCCCGATATCTTGCAAGATTTGCAGTTCAGCCCCGACGCGGTGTCCGCCGGCCTCACCGCGTTGACCCAAGGCGCGGATGTGCTGTGCGACATTGAAATGGTCGGTCGCGGCATCAGCAAGCGTTACTTAACCGGTCAGGTGCATTGCTTTCTGAACGCGCCGGAAGTCGCCGAACGCGCCCGCCAAACCGGCGAAACGCGCTCGATGGCGGCGATGGCGGAATGGCCGACGCGGTTGGCCGGTTCCATCGTCGCTATCGGCAACGCCCCGACCGCCCTGTTTCGGCTGCTGGATTTGCTGGATGCCGGCGCGCCTCGTCCGGCGTTGATCGTCGGGATGCCGGTCGGCTTCATCAACGCCGCCGAGTCGAAACAGGCGTTGTGGGAGACCGGGCCGAGCGAATTTCAAATTCCGTGCATCGTCTTGTTGGGCCGGCGCGGCGGCAGCGCCTTGGCCGCCGCCACCGTCAATGCCTTGGCGCGGATAACCCACGGAATCCGGTTTTGA
- the cbiE gene encoding precorrin-6y C5,15-methyltransferase (decarboxylating) subunit CbiE has protein sequence MAAEFDWRGPPIQVIGMGMEAGALGQAARTALEQAELIIGSTAHLAATPENLSAEKRPYPSPMSGLPDLLRANAGRRIAMLASGDPLFFGIGSTLLRQFSAEQLVFHPNVSSIQAAFARLGRPWQQAQWVSLHGRPLASLRAALQGHRLYALLTDRDSAPAAIARILVETGFGESSVWVAEDLGSDQEQFRAFQVTELADATLAFSPLNVVLLETRGPGGLLPEFPGIPDERFSTGAEPGKGLLSKREVRLTILSLLAPRAGEIGWDIGAGCGGVSVEWARWNSQGEVYAIEVHAERLEHLGINRERFGVISNLHVIAGRAPDAFTDLPDPHAVFIGGSSGGLGEMLEAVWARLRPGGRLVASAVTEDSRVDLHAFVGDRAAEWTELSVARAEKLAGQRIMRPYLPVLLLKLEKPR, from the coding sequence ATGGCGGCCGAATTTGACTGGCGTGGCCCGCCGATTCAGGTTATCGGCATGGGCATGGAGGCTGGCGCGCTGGGCCAAGCCGCGCGGACGGCGTTGGAACAGGCGGAACTGATTATCGGCTCGACCGCCCATCTGGCCGCAACGCCAGAAAATTTGAGCGCCGAAAAACGCCCCTATCCCAGCCCGATGAGTGGCTTGCCAGACCTGCTGCGCGCCAACGCCGGGCGACGGATCGCGATGCTCGCTTCCGGTGATCCGCTGTTTTTCGGCATCGGCAGCACCCTGCTCCGCCAATTTTCAGCCGAACAGTTGGTGTTTCATCCGAACGTCTCCAGCATTCAAGCCGCCTTCGCCCGGCTGGGACGACCGTGGCAACAGGCGCAGTGGGTCAGCCTGCACGGCCGGCCGCTCGCCAGCTTGCGCGCCGCCTTGCAAGGCCATCGGTTGTATGCCCTGCTCACCGACCGCGACAGCGCGCCTGCCGCCATCGCCCGGATTCTGGTCGAAACCGGCTTTGGTGAATCCAGCGTTTGGGTGGCGGAGGATTTAGGCAGTGATCAAGAGCAATTTCGCGCCTTTCAAGTCACCGAACTGGCTGATGCGACCTTGGCGTTCTCGCCGCTGAATGTCGTTTTGCTGGAAACGCGCGGGCCGGGCGGGCTGTTGCCGGAATTTCCCGGCATCCCCGACGAGCGGTTCAGCACCGGCGCGGAACCCGGCAAGGGTTTGTTGAGCAAGCGCGAGGTGCGGTTGACCATCCTCTCGCTGTTGGCTCCGCGCGCCGGGGAAATCGGCTGGGATATCGGCGCGGGCTGCGGCGGCGTCTCGGTGGAATGGGCGCGCTGGAACTCCCAAGGCGAGGTGTACGCCATTGAGGTTCACGCCGAACGGCTGGAACATTTGGGAATCAACCGCGAGCGTTTTGGCGTCATCAGCAACTTGCACGTCATCGCCGGTCGCGCGCCGGACGCATTTACCGACTTGCCCGACCCACACGCCGTATTTATCGGCGGCAGCAGCGGCGGCCTGGGCGAAATGCTGGAAGCGGTCTGGGCGCGGTTGCGGCCGGGCGGCCGCTTGGTGGCCAGCGCCGTCACTGAGGATAGCCGGGTCGATTTGCACGCCTTTGTCGGCGACCGCGCGGCCGAGTGGACAGAATTGAGCGTCGCTCGCGCGGAAAAATTGGCCGGACAACGGATCATGCGCCCCTATTTGCCGGTGCTACTACTGAAGTTGGAGAAGCCACGATGA
- the cobI gene encoding precorrin-2 C(20)-methyltransferase, protein MTTGTLYGVGVGPGDPELLTLKAVRILQNVPVVAYPATPQGSAQARDIAAQWLAGKREIPITMPCMLDRGPVNEGYDEAAAVIAEELTAGQDVAILCEGDPLFYGSFSYLLQRLGERFPCVVIPGINSVSAAGAATATPLITGERRLTVVPATAGDEVLRQTLLNSDSVAILKPGRHRPRLLELLRETGRAGDTFYIEQASRPAERVIDRFEDIPATPGPYFALFLVIRNSALS, encoded by the coding sequence ATGACGACAGGCACGCTCTACGGCGTCGGCGTCGGCCCCGGCGACCCGGAATTGCTGACGCTCAAAGCCGTGCGGATTTTGCAAAATGTCCCGGTGGTCGCCTATCCCGCCACCCCGCAAGGTAGCGCCCAGGCCCGCGACATCGCGGCTCAATGGTTGGCCGGCAAGCGGGAAATCCCGATTACCATGCCCTGTATGCTGGATCGCGGCCCCGTGAACGAAGGTTACGACGAAGCCGCCGCAGTCATCGCGGAAGAACTGACCGCGGGCCAGGACGTGGCGATCTTGTGCGAAGGCGATCCGCTGTTTTACGGCAGTTTCAGTTATTTATTGCAACGCTTGGGCGAGCGTTTTCCCTGCGTGGTGATTCCCGGCATCAACTCGGTCAGCGCCGCCGGCGCCGCCACCGCGACGCCGCTGATCACCGGCGAACGGCGGCTGACCGTGGTTCCCGCCACCGCCGGCGACGAGGTGTTAAGGCAGACTTTGCTCAACAGCGACAGCGTGGCCATTCTCAAGCCAGGGCGACATCGGCCGCGCTTGCTGGAACTGTTGCGGGAAACCGGCCGAGCCGGGGATACGTTTTATATCGAACAGGCCAGCCGACCGGCGGAGCGCGTCATCGACCGCTTCGAGGATATTCCCGCCACACCGGGGCCATACTTTGCGCTATTTTTGGTCATTCGAAACAGCGCTCTAAGCTAA
- a CDS encoding sulfotransferase: protein MMQKTPDLQKNEIVFFLANYYSGATLLAFFLNNHKSLVCNGETFPFIYSESDSYTCSCGQNIKKCNFYRHCAEQFFLDDNLSNEYKNFSIFPTYSTNKFLNKLVSTLTVPYSLRKALVETIPSLKAQRDLFLKLHVEFIEKACQYYDVSTYIDNTKSIQRCELFLSIIDPKIKIIHLIRDGRAYFHSYRKANPTTPESREFIARKWQKYLNEIARLQSANPGILLLTVRYEDLCENPVLELNRICDFLAVEFDENMFKRQQYDHHILGNKMRLGFDWSFKKNSNVAWQQELTSSEIALCKKLQKNGLNEFSYR, encoded by the coding sequence ATGATGCAAAAAACACCCGATCTTCAAAAAAACGAAATCGTGTTTTTTCTGGCAAACTATTATTCTGGCGCAACTCTACTAGCATTTTTTCTTAATAATCATAAGAGTTTAGTCTGTAATGGCGAGACTTTTCCTTTCATATACAGCGAAAGCGATTCCTATACTTGTTCGTGTGGCCAAAACATCAAGAAATGCAACTTTTACAGACACTGCGCGGAGCAGTTTTTCTTAGATGATAACTTGAGCAACGAATACAAAAATTTTTCGATTTTTCCAACTTACTCCACCAATAAATTTCTCAATAAACTTGTATCGACCTTAACTGTGCCTTACTCCTTACGAAAAGCCCTTGTGGAGACAATTCCTTCCTTAAAAGCACAACGAGATTTATTTCTAAAGCTACATGTGGAATTTATCGAAAAAGCTTGCCAATACTATGATGTAAGTACCTATATCGATAACACAAAATCGATTCAGCGTTGCGAATTGTTTCTGAGTATCATCGATCCTAAGATCAAGATCATTCACTTAATTCGCGATGGCAGGGCCTATTTTCACTCGTATCGAAAAGCCAACCCCACCACGCCGGAAAGCCGCGAATTTATTGCGCGTAAATGGCAAAAGTATCTCAATGAAATCGCACGCCTTCAATCAGCCAATCCCGGCATTCTGCTCTTAACTGTTCGTTATGAAGATTTATGCGAAAATCCGGTGTTGGAACTAAACAGAATTTGTGATTTTCTAGCGGTCGAATTTGATGAAAATATGTTCAAAAGACAACAGTACGATCATCATATCTTAGGTAATAAGATGCGCTTGGGCTTTGATTGGTCCTTTAAAAAAAATAGCAATGTTGCCTGGCAACAAGAATTGACCAGCAGCGAGATTGCGTTGTGCAAAAAATTACAAAAAAATGGCTTGAACGAGTTCTCCTACCGTTAG
- a CDS encoding aspartate aminotransferase family protein — protein MSRPSVTRALFDEVMVPNYAPAAIIPVRGEGSRLWDQEGRDYIDFAGGIAVTVLGHAHPKLVAALAEQAQKLWHVSNVLANEPALKLARRLCELTFAERVFFANSGAEANEAALKLARKYAADHGGPDKREIIAFTPSFHGRTLFTVTVGGQAKYTEGFEPLPPGITHVPFNDLPAFAAAISDRTCAVIVEPVLGESGVISATLEFLEGIRELCDRHRALLIFDEVQTGNGRTGHLYAYMGYSVTPDILTTAKGLGGGFPISAMLTTSTIAASLTAGSHGTTYGGNPLACAVAGAALELLSDPELLAGVRRKHELLMAGLQRINQRCGVFRELRGKGLLLGCELTEPWHGRSRDFIKAALEQGLLVLVAGPDVIRLAPSLIIPDELIEEGLRRFERAIDGLLTETAQAGEELAHAR, from the coding sequence ATGAGTCGTCCTTCCGTTACCCGCGCATTATTCGATGAAGTCATGGTACCCAACTACGCCCCAGCGGCGATCATCCCGGTGCGTGGCGAAGGTTCGCGCCTGTGGGACCAGGAAGGCCGTGATTACATCGACTTTGCCGGCGGCATCGCCGTCACCGTGCTGGGCCACGCCCATCCCAAGTTGGTCGCGGCGCTGGCCGAACAGGCGCAAAAGCTCTGGCACGTCAGCAACGTGCTGGCTAACGAACCCGCACTCAAGCTGGCTCGTCGGCTGTGCGAGTTGACCTTCGCCGAACGGGTATTTTTTGCCAATTCCGGGGCCGAGGCTAACGAGGCCGCACTCAAACTGGCCCGGAAATACGCCGCCGACCACGGCGGGCCGGACAAGCGCGAGATCATCGCCTTCACCCCCTCGTTTCACGGTCGCACGCTGTTTACCGTGACGGTCGGCGGGCAAGCCAAATACACCGAAGGCTTTGAACCCTTGCCGCCGGGCATCACTCACGTTCCCTTCAACGATCTGCCCGCTTTCGCCGCCGCCATCTCCGACCGCACCTGCGCGGTGATCGTGGAGCCGGTACTGGGTGAAAGCGGCGTCATCAGCGCCACTCTGGAATTCTTGGAAGGAATCCGCGAACTGTGCGATCGGCACCGAGCCTTGCTGATTTTCGACGAAGTACAAACCGGCAACGGCCGTACCGGCCATCTCTACGCCTATATGGGCTACAGCGTCACGCCCGATATCTTGACCACGGCCAAAGGGCTGGGCGGCGGTTTCCCGATCAGCGCCATGCTGACCACATCGACCATCGCCGCCAGCCTGACCGCCGGTAGTCACGGCACCACTTACGGCGGCAACCCGCTGGCCTGCGCGGTCGCGGGAGCGGCCCTGGAACTGCTCAGCGATCCCGAATTGTTGGCCGGCGTGCGTCGCAAGCACGAACTGCTCATGGCCGGATTGCAGCGCATCAACCAACGTTGTGGCGTGTTTCGGGAATTGCGCGGCAAAGGCTTGTTGCTCGGCTGCGAGCTGACTGAACCCTGGCATGGCCGCAGCCGCGATTTCATCAAAGCCGCGCTGGAGCAAGGCTTGCTGGTCTTGGTGGCGGGACCGGATGTGATCCGGTTGGCCCCGTCCCTGATCATCCCTGACGAGCTGATCGAGGAAGGCTTGCGCCGCTTCGAGCGAGCCATCGACGGGCTTTTGACTGAAACCGCCCAGGCGGGAGAGGAGCTAGCCCATGCGCGATAA
- a CDS encoding transporter substrate-binding domain-containing protein, which translates to MKNRLMALAALALLSLPWSSSSWAGKLEQIKKDGLRVCLEPGYMPFIMLDKQGKIIGFDPDLAELTAKELGAPKLEMINTPWNDIIPTLIADKCDIIMSGMSITEERRQKIDFSNAYIVIGQTVLLRKDLEDRIKSYSDLNDPKFKVASKQGTTGETAVKTHIPKAQYLPVKTEQEGVTQVLDSKVDAFIYDSPSNAVAVGQRGEGKLVLLDSPFTFEPIGWAIRKGDPEFLSWLNAFIKKIDKDGTKHAIYRKWFKSTSWLKDLP; encoded by the coding sequence ATGAAAAATCGACTGATGGCGCTTGCCGCGCTGGCCTTGCTCAGCTTGCCCTGGTCGTCCTCCTCCTGGGCCGGCAAACTGGAACAAATCAAGAAGGACGGCCTGCGCGTCTGCCTGGAACCCGGTTATATGCCGTTCATCATGCTCGACAAGCAAGGAAAAATCATCGGCTTTGATCCCGACTTGGCCGAACTCACCGCCAAGGAGCTGGGCGCCCCCAAATTAGAAATGATCAATACGCCTTGGAATGACATTATCCCGACGCTGATCGCTGACAAGTGCGACATCATCATGAGCGGCATGAGCATCACCGAGGAGCGCCGCCAAAAAATCGACTTCAGTAACGCTTATATCGTGATCGGTCAGACGGTGCTGCTTCGTAAGGACCTAGAAGACCGAATAAAATCTTACAGTGATTTGAATGATCCAAAATTTAAAGTCGCTTCGAAACAAGGCACCACCGGCGAAACCGCAGTCAAGACCCATATACCAAAAGCCCAATACCTCCCGGTCAAAACCGAACAGGAGGGTGTAACACAAGTCCTCGATAGCAAAGTCGATGCTTTTATCTACGATTCGCCCTCCAACGCGGTGGCCGTCGGGCAACGCGGGGAAGGGAAACTGGTCCTCTTGGATTCGCCGTTCACTTTCGAGCCTATCGGCTGGGCGATACGCAAGGGCGACCCGGAATTTCTGAGCTGGCTTAATGCCTTCATCAAAAAAATTGATAAAGACGGGACTAAACATGCCATCTACCGAAAGTGGTTCAAATCCACGAGCTGGCTGAAAGACCTGCCGTAA
- a CDS encoding transporter substrate-binding domain-containing protein, whose protein sequence is MKKRLVALAALALFNLSGSPAWAGKLEQIKKDGLRVCTEPAYMPFEMTDKRGQIIGFDPDLAALMAKELGAAKLDLISTAWDGIIPALITNKCDIIMSGMTITDERKEKISFADPYMLIGQTVLVRKDLAEKVKSYRDLNKPDYKIASKLGTTGEIAAKKYIPKAKYFSYETEAEAVMETVNGKVDAFIYDAPYNLVANAQRGEGKLVFLDKPFTDEPIGWAIAKGDPEFLEAINGFLAKIKKEGAHEKLHQKWFKNTDWLKDVQ, encoded by the coding sequence ATGAAAAAGCGCCTGGTCGCGCTCGCCGCGCTCGCCCTGTTCAATCTATCTGGGTCACCTGCCTGGGCTGGCAAACTGGAACAAATCAAGAAAGATGGTCTGCGGGTCTGCACGGAACCAGCGTACATGCCGTTCGAAATGACCGACAAGCGCGGCCAAATCATTGGCTTCGACCCCGATTTAGCCGCCCTGATGGCCAAGGAACTGGGCGCGGCGAAGCTGGATTTGATCAGCACCGCCTGGGACGGCATCATCCCGGCGCTGATCACCAACAAGTGCGACATCATCATGAGCGGCATGACCATCACCGACGAACGCAAGGAAAAGATCAGCTTCGCCGATCCCTACATGCTGATCGGCCAGACCGTTTTAGTGCGCAAGGACCTGGCTGAAAAGGTCAAGTCCTATCGGGATCTCAACAAGCCGGACTATAAGATCGCCTCCAAACTCGGCACCACCGGGGAGATCGCCGCCAAGAAATATATCCCCAAGGCCAAATATTTCTCCTACGAAACCGAAGCGGAAGCGGTGATGGAAACGGTCAACGGCAAGGTTGACGCCTTCATTTACGATGCTCCCTACAATCTGGTCGCCAACGCCCAGCGCGGCGAAGGGAAATTGGTCTTTCTCGATAAACCCTTCACGGACGAGCCGATCGGTTGGGCCATCGCCAAAGGCGATCCAGAATTCCTGGAAGCGATCAACGGTTTCCTCGCCAAGATCAAAAAAGAAGGCGCCCACGAAAAACTGCATCAGAAGTGGTTTAAAAATACCGACTGGCTGAAAGACGTGCAGTAG
- a CDS encoding amino acid ABC transporter permease — MPLKRPSVQWPWHGLLALILLVLAAGLWVATKRVNYEWRWERVPQYFFYQGEDAQSAPVAGQVRKISPAGTDSRVEIAPADGGQPVSLLVETATLKVKTGDSLAEGDDVGAQRHWKIGPLTQGLWVTIWISFISGFIGLIVGLITGLCRLSPNPTLRGLAVFYIELIRGTPLLVQIFIFYFFIGTVLNLDRIVAGVGALALFVGAYTAEIIRAGIQSIARGQTEAARSLGMTATQTMTHIVLPQALKRVLPPLAGQFISLIKDSSLVSVIAITDLTKSGREIITSSFATFEIWFTVALLYLVVTSLLSQLLFWLERRFARSD, encoded by the coding sequence GTGCCCCTGAAACGACCTTCCGTCCAGTGGCCTTGGCACGGGCTGCTGGCGCTGATCCTGCTGGTCTTGGCCGCCGGGCTGTGGGTGGCGACCAAACGAGTCAATTACGAATGGCGCTGGGAGCGGGTGCCGCAGTATTTTTTCTATCAGGGCGAGGACGCGCAATCCGCGCCGGTCGCCGGTCAAGTCCGCAAAATCAGCCCCGCTGGCACCGACAGCCGAGTGGAAATCGCACCGGCCGATGGCGGTCAACCCGTCTCGCTGTTGGTCGAAACCGCTACCTTAAAGGTTAAAACCGGCGATTCCCTCGCCGAGGGTGATGATGTCGGCGCGCAGCGACATTGGAAAATCGGCCCGCTGACCCAAGGCTTATGGGTCACGATCTGGATTTCCTTCATCTCCGGCTTCATCGGCCTGATCGTCGGCTTGATCACCGGCTTGTGCCGGCTGTCGCCGAACCCGACCTTGCGCGGTCTGGCGGTGTTTTACATCGAGCTGATCCGTGGCACTCCGCTCTTGGTGCAGATTTTCATCTTCTATTTCTTCATCGGCACGGTGTTGAATCTGGATCGGATCGTCGCCGGCGTGGGCGCCTTGGCGCTGTTCGTCGGCGCGTATACCGCCGAGATCATCCGTGCCGGCATTCAATCCATCGCCAGGGGCCAAACCGAGGCGGCCCGGTCGCTGGGCATGACCGCCACGCAAACCATGACCCACATCGTGCTACCGCAAGCCCTCAAGCGGGTGCTGCCGCCGCTGGCCGGACAATTCATCAGCCTGATCAAGGACTCATCCCTGGTCTCGGTCATCGCCATCACCGATCTGACCAAGAGCGGCCGCGAGATCATCACTTCCAGTTTCGCCACCTTCGAAATCTGGTTTACGGTCGCTCTGCTATATCTGGTGGTCACCTCGCTGCTGTCGCAGTTGCTGTTCTGGTTGGAACGGAGGTTCGCCCGCAGTGATTGA
- a CDS encoding amino acid ABC transporter ATP-binding protein → MIEVHNLVKVFEGRGTPVRAVDHVSTRISKGEVVVVIGPSGSGKSTFLRCLNGLEAFDDGQVIIDGVDLGDSKTNINTVRREVGMVFQHFNLFPHKTVLDNVTLAQRVVRKRKTAEAEDKAMALLTKVGIAEKAHEYPSRLSGGQQQRVAIARALAMDPKVMLFDEPTSALDPEMVGEVLDVMQQLAREGMTMAVVTHEMGFAREVAHRVMFMDAGKILEDAPPAEFFTAPKEARARVFLKQVL, encoded by the coding sequence GTGATTGAAGTCCACAATCTAGTCAAGGTGTTCGAGGGTCGCGGCACACCAGTGCGCGCGGTGGATCATGTTTCTACCCGGATCAGCAAGGGCGAAGTGGTGGTCGTCATCGGTCCCTCCGGCTCCGGCAAATCCACCTTTCTGCGTTGCCTCAACGGCCTGGAAGCCTTTGACGACGGTCAAGTGATCATCGACGGGGTGGATTTGGGCGACAGCAAAACCAACATCAATACGGTTCGCCGCGAAGTCGGGATGGTGTTCCAGCATTTCAACCTGTTCCCACACAAGACCGTGCTGGACAATGTGACCTTGGCCCAGCGCGTGGTCCGCAAACGAAAAACCGCCGAAGCCGAGGATAAAGCGATGGCGCTGTTGACCAAGGTCGGTATCGCCGAGAAGGCGCATGAGTACCCCTCCCGCTTGTCGGGCGGCCAACAACAGCGGGTCGCCATCGCTCGCGCCCTGGCGATGGACCCCAAGGTGATGCTGTTCGACGAACCGACCAGCGCGCTCGACCCGGAAATGGTCGGCGAGGTGCTGGATGTCATGCAACAACTCGCTCGCGAAGGCATGACCATGGCGGTGGTGACTCACGAGATGGGCTTCGCCCGCGAAGTGGCGCACCGGGTCATGTTCATGGATGCCGGCAAAATTTTGGAAGATGCGCCGCCGGCCGAGTTTTTTACCGCCCCCAAGGAAGCCCGAGCACGAGTCTTTTTGAAACAGGTTTTGTGA
- a CDS encoding adenylate/guanylate cyclase domain-containing protein, whose product MIQKLSGLTTPGDRPTSGEQVSATVLFADICGSTRLFEQYGDRQARQIESRVLELLSARTAEFDGKVVKTIGDEIMSRFPNPEGGVSAACDMHATLKADPVLRDLNIAVKIGLHDGPVLIEQGDLFGDAVNIAARMVSQAKADQIITTRKTAGLLSDDWTQMIRSLGCVRVRGKQDEMEICEILWQEESASLTQLFNVDRQEELRNLLLRRLILDYRGRRIEVVPSSQLFRMGRGGMNELVVDRELVSRSHADIEFRQGKFILIDHSTNGTYLTLENGGRFFVRREEFTLQDRGIICLGQAISEQNPDIIHYSYSYS is encoded by the coding sequence ATGATTCAAAAACTGAGCGGCCTGACCACGCCGGGAGACCGGCCGACATCGGGCGAACAGGTATCGGCCACTGTGCTGTTCGCCGATATTTGCGGGAGTACCCGGTTGTTCGAGCAGTACGGCGATCGGCAGGCGCGGCAAATCGAAAGCCGGGTCTTGGAATTGCTTTCGGCCAGAACGGCCGAGTTCGATGGGAAGGTCGTCAAAACCATCGGCGATGAAATCATGAGCCGGTTTCCGAACCCGGAAGGGGGCGTGAGCGCCGCCTGCGACATGCACGCCACGCTAAAGGCTGATCCCGTGTTGCGGGACTTGAATATCGCGGTCAAGATCGGTTTGCATGACGGACCCGTCTTGATCGAACAGGGGGATTTGTTCGGTGACGCGGTGAATATCGCCGCCCGGATGGTGTCGCAGGCCAAGGCCGATCAGATCATCACCACGCGCAAGACGGCGGGGCTGTTGTCGGACGACTGGACGCAAATGATCCGCAGCCTCGGTTGCGTAAGGGTTCGGGGCAAACAGGATGAAATGGAAATCTGCGAGATTCTCTGGCAAGAGGAAAGCGCCAGCCTGACTCAGCTTTTCAACGTCGACCGCCAGGAAGAACTACGTAACTTGCTGTTGCGGCGTTTGATCCTGGACTATCGGGGTCGCAGGATCGAAGTGGTGCCGAGTTCCCAGCTTTTCCGCATGGGGCGCGGCGGCATGAACGAATTGGTGGTGGATCGAGAGCTGGTTTCGCGCAGTCATGCCGATATCGAGTTCCGGCAAGGCAAGTTTATCCTGATCGATCACAGCACCAACGGCACGTATCTAACGCTGGAAAACGGCGGCCGTTTCTTCGTGCGCCGCGAAGAATTCACGCTTCAGGATCGCGGTATCATTTGCCTGGGGCAGGCGATTTCCGAGCAGAATCCAGACATCATCCACTATTCCTACAGCTATAGCTGA